One segment of Panicum virgatum strain AP13 chromosome 3K, P.virgatum_v5, whole genome shotgun sequence DNA contains the following:
- the LOC120698653 gene encoding KH domain-containing protein At1g09660/At1g09670-like yields MDERIPRPPFFQHSPSGVHSSPHRHRPMWSSSSDMERYLAELLAERQKLAPFIQVLPFCTRLLNQEISRASSLPSIQTFVEPERIDHGSPLRLAGQPMNGQTMDLDGWSGMQTEHLGVLQSPSMVWNGAPVVVGSPVVKKVVRIDVPIDKYPNYNFVGRLLGPRGNSLKRVEATTQCRVYIRGRGSVKDSVKEDKLRDKPGYEHLNDPLHVLVEAESPADTVDARLNQAVAILEDVLKPVDESMDYYKKQQLRELAILNGTIREESPSPHLSPSVSPFNSAGMKRAKTGR; encoded by the exons ATGGACGAGAGGATCCCACGGCCCCCCTTCTTCCAGCACTCACCATCCGGTGTCCATTCTTCCCCTCATCGCCACAGACCCATGTGGTCTTCTTCCTCTGATATGGAGAG ATACCTTGCTGAGTTACTTGCTGAAAGGCAGAAATTAGCGCCTTTCATTCAAGTTCTCCCATTTTGTACCAGGCTTCTAAACCAAG AAATTTCGCGGGCATCTTCTTTGCCATCTATCCAAACTTTTGTTGAACCTGAGAGAATTGATCATGGTAGCCCCTTAAGATTAGCTGGCCAACCTATGAATGGTCAAACCATGGATCTAGATGGATGGTCGGGAATGCAAACAGAG CATTTAGGAGTACTCCAATCCCCATCCATGGTATGGAATGGTGCTCCGGTAGTAGTTGGCAGCCCTGTCGTGAAAAAGGTTGTTAGGATTGATGTTCCAATTGACAAGTATCCCAAT TACAACTTTGTTGGTCGTTTGTTGGGGCCACGAGGAAACTCGCTGAAAAGAGTTGAAGCTACAACTCAATGTAGAGTATACATTCGTGGACGGGGCTCAGTGAAAGATTCTGTTAAG GAAGATAAGCTGAGAGACAAGCCTGGCTATGAGCACTTAAATGACCCACTACATGTGCTTGTGGAAGCTGAGTCCCCAGCAGATACCGTTGATGCACGACTAAACCAAGCTGTGGCCATATTGGAGGATGTTCTCAAACCAGTT GATGAGTCCATGGATTACTACAAGAAGCAACAGCTGAGGGAATTGGCTATACTTAATGGCACTATAAGGGAGGAAAGTCCAAGCCCCCATCTTAGTCCCAGTGTATCTCCCTTTAATTCTGCCGGGATGAAGCGTGCGAAGACAGGGCGGTGA
- the LOC120700764 gene encoding uncharacterized protein LOC120700764 encodes MALTGRRHQLLSPGLRSRSCSSSVHNAARAGSTSTLPSATHEACVLRESISEACARHGRRRAEGGRGGACRRRGRGCWGSWGPPSAPAPAAASGVGVGLIGGAGVGPGFPGLRLGFGVGACCGIGIGFGYGFGKGVAYDENGKYSNIGRSNQKSKGLPSEDQIDILIDEVIENTKKLIKAILKEIDKWRLLLREWPNCYFCPLCERNLEIALHLFVDCPFSKQVWTAEAEAAAWSGNSGTSY; translated from the exons ATGGCGCTGACTGGGCGCCGTCACCAGCTGCTGAGCCCAGGGCTCCGCTCGCGGTCATGCTC ATCAAGCGTTCACAACGCTGCCCGCGCTGGTTCCACTTCCACCCTGCCGTCGGCCACTCACGAAGCGTGCGTGCTTCGAGAAAGCATCTCTGAGGCGTGCGcgaggcatgggcggcggcgggcggagggggGGCGCGGTGGAgcctgccgccggcgaggtcgagggTGCTGGGGAAGCTGGGGCCCTccttcggcgccggcgccggctgcggcgtcGGGTGTGGGCGTCGGACTCATCGGCG GTGCAGGAGTTGGGCCTGGGTTCCCTGGATTACGCCTGGGATTTGGAGTTGGCGCCTGCTGTGGAATAGGAATTGGATTTGGTTATGGTTTTGGAAAAGGAGTTGCTTATGATGAGAATGGGAAATATTCAAACATTGGCAGATCAAACCAGAAATCTAAGGGTCTTCCATCTGA AGATCAGATCGACATCCTCATTGATGAGGTGATCGAGAACACAAAAAAACTAATCAAAGCAATATTAAAGGAGATTGATAAGTGGAG GTTGCTACTTCGTGAATGGCCGAACTGCTATTTCTGTCCTCTTTGTGAACGGAACTTGGAGATAGCTCTTCATCTTTTTGTCGATTGCCCTTTCTCCAAGCAAGTTTGGACAGCTGAGGCAG AAGCGGCGGCATGGAGTGGGAACTCTGGTACTTCTTATTAG